A genomic window from Lactobacillus sp. ESL0677 includes:
- a CDS encoding oligopeptide ABC transporter substrate-binding protein, with product MKKSKFLSSVGVVTAAALTLVACGNNGNSNDNNENAKTASKFPEVTPVKTAKIGGTLKVAEETDTPFTGIFNEELQMDQVDADISSPGQESLFDTDDNYKITDKGPATLKLDRKANTATITVKKGVKWSDGKQVTAKDIEYAYEIIANKATNSQRYTSQFNLIKGMKEYHEGKAKTISGIEMPNGENGRVAVLHCTELKPGMSNSGNGYIWEMAAPYHYLKNIPFKKLQSSDQVRKKPLYFGPYEVQKIVRGQSVTWVPNKYYWRGKPKLDKIIYQVVSPNSASQSIKSHKFDVTRVINPQWNQVKDTKKINFVASIPLSYYYLGFKVGKWDNKQGKNVMEKKPKMTQPLRQAIGYAMNIDAVDKRYTQGLSFQVPTLIPAQFGDYFNKDVKGYTYNLKKANEILDKAGYKKKGKWRVQPNGKPLTINYLAKTNAELGSIKESITQNYIQQWHKIGLNVKLVGGRLTELNSFYDKVQHDAPGIDMFDAGWTLSSEPSQTQMYSEGTMSNYERFVTPENNKLMEEMDSQKAFDHKYRVQKFHEWQKYMFDQAFVIPMDNSYQIDAVNNKVTGYSLKPSAMNNGHQLWGNVAFTK from the coding sequence ATGAAAAAAAGTAAATTTTTAAGCTCAGTTGGAGTGGTTACAGCAGCTGCTTTAACATTAGTAGCTTGTGGTAATAACGGCAATAGTAATGATAATAATGAGAATGCCAAGACTGCTAGTAAATTTCCAGAGGTAACTCCAGTTAAGACTGCTAAGATAGGTGGAACATTAAAAGTAGCTGAAGAAACAGATACGCCGTTTACTGGTATTTTTAATGAAGAACTCCAAATGGATCAAGTAGATGCAGATATTTCTAGTCCGGGGCAAGAATCACTATTCGATACAGATGATAATTACAAGATTACTGATAAAGGTCCTGCTACTTTAAAACTTGATCGTAAGGCTAACACAGCTACCATTACCGTGAAAAAGGGTGTCAAATGGTCTGATGGCAAGCAAGTAACTGCTAAGGACATTGAATATGCATATGAAATCATTGCTAATAAGGCTACGAATTCACAAAGATATACAAGCCAGTTCAATCTTATCAAAGGTATGAAAGAGTATCATGAAGGTAAAGCCAAGACAATTTCTGGGATTGAGATGCCTAATGGTGAAAATGGACGGGTTGCAGTTTTACATTGTACGGAATTGAAACCGGGAATGAGCAACTCAGGTAATGGTTATATTTGGGAAATGGCTGCTCCATATCACTATCTAAAGAATATTCCATTTAAGAAATTACAGTCATCGGATCAAGTTCGCAAGAAGCCACTGTATTTTGGACCTTATGAAGTACAAAAAATTGTTCGTGGTCAATCAGTGACATGGGTACCAAACAAGTATTACTGGCGTGGTAAGCCAAAACTAGATAAAATAATTTATCAAGTTGTTTCTCCTAATTCAGCTTCGCAGTCAATTAAGAGTCATAAGTTTGATGTTACTCGTGTCATTAATCCGCAATGGAATCAAGTTAAGGACACAAAGAAAATTAACTTTGTAGCTTCAATTCCACTTTCATATTATTACCTTGGGTTCAAAGTAGGTAAATGGGACAATAAGCAAGGCAAAAACGTGATGGAGAAGAAGCCTAAGATGACTCAACCATTGCGGCAAGCGATTGGCTATGCCATGAATATTGATGCGGTTGATAAGCGTTATACGCAGGGGCTAAGTTTCCAAGTTCCAACTTTAATTCCAGCACAATTTGGTGATTACTTTAACAAAGATGTTAAAGGCTACACTTATAATTTGAAGAAAGCTAACGAAATTCTGGACAAAGCTGGCTATAAAAAGAAGGGTAAATGGCGCGTTCAACCAAATGGCAAGCCATTAACCATTAATTACTTAGCTAAAACTAATGCAGAACTTGGATCGATTAAAGAGTCAATTACTCAAAACTATATTCAACAATGGCATAAAATTGGTTTGAATGTTAAACTTGTTGGCGGTCGTTTAACTGAATTAAATTCATTTTATGATAAGGTTCAACACGATGCTCCTGGAATTGATATGTTTGATGCTGGCTGGACACTATCAAGTGAACCTTCACAAACTCAAATGTACAGCGAGGGAACGATGTCCAATTATGAAAGATTTGTTACACCAGAGAATAACAAACTAATGGAAGAGATGGATTCTCAGAAGGCATTTGATCATAAATATCGTGTACAAAAATTCCACGAGTGGCAAAAGTATATGTTTGATCAAGCGTTTGTAATTCCGATGGATAATTCGTATCAAATTGATGCTGTTAATAATAAAGTTACAGGTTACTCTTTAAAGCCATCTGCAATGAATAACGGTCATCAATTATGGGGAAATGTGGCATTTACCAAATAA